The following are encoded in a window of Roseimaritima ulvae genomic DNA:
- a CDS encoding serine/threonine protein kinase produces MKPLDFFRRSRAEPTHPQAHMTWASRSLSKTVTRTGVFLKRQLWIWPIVAVLLLSTIGYFVRGAIESTIKGNVSAGLQTLLTLETEMLRNWFEVQEATVETLANDAAVRATVYAMLDTPLSEQTLSANAEAAIEPAAAARASGDLHQELSRELGPTMSAHDYVGYVLTDKSKRVVSSSHAALIGEQNVPEYEHFLERALRGETFVSAPFASVVRMPDAEGRLRMGVPTMYACAPIRDPSFQVIGALALQIRPEREFTRILQLGQVGPSGEVYAFNAEGTMVSNSRFDEQLILLGVLPDHPHARSMLQLRVGDPGQDMTQGYRPPVRRSQLPLTEGVADAIAGNAGMNVDGYRDYRGVAVIGAWKWMPKYELGVMAELNADQAFRPLVILQRTFLSIYLLLVLSAIAIFVFTLVIARLRLQARDAVIEAQQLGQYKLDVKLGEGAMGVVYKGHHAMLRRPTAIKLLHTDKVNETSIGRFEREVQITCQLNHENTIAIYDYGRTPEGVFYYAMEYLDGMDLQQLVKQYGPQPESRVIHILLQICGSLYEAHSLGLVHRDIKPANVMLNRRGCEPDVVKVLDFGLVKAAEENQGLQQHREGSLTGTPLYMSPESIQAPMTVDARSDIYAVGAVGYFLLTGLPVFEADGISALCQKHIEESPVAPSQRTKVDVSSQLEDALMSCLDKSRAKRPQTARALSILLSKCAAAGTWTIEDGDRWWGRHERGTPTTTERSSQATPLQVDATMDLTLDQTVKSNDDTRDAE; encoded by the coding sequence ATGAAACCACTCGATTTTTTCCGTCGGTCCAGGGCCGAGCCGACGCATCCCCAAGCCCATATGACGTGGGCCTCCCGCAGTCTTTCCAAGACGGTTACCCGGACCGGGGTGTTTCTCAAACGGCAGCTGTGGATCTGGCCGATCGTGGCGGTGCTGTTGCTGTCCACGATCGGGTATTTCGTCCGCGGTGCTATCGAATCCACGATCAAAGGCAATGTGAGCGCTGGGCTGCAGACCTTGCTGACCCTGGAAACGGAAATGCTGCGGAACTGGTTTGAGGTCCAGGAGGCCACCGTCGAAACTTTGGCCAATGACGCCGCGGTGCGAGCAACGGTGTATGCAATGCTGGACACGCCGCTCTCCGAACAGACTCTGAGTGCAAACGCAGAGGCGGCGATCGAGCCGGCCGCGGCCGCACGAGCGAGCGGGGATCTGCACCAGGAATTGAGCCGTGAGCTAGGTCCCACGATGTCGGCTCACGATTATGTGGGGTATGTATTGACGGACAAATCCAAACGCGTCGTTTCGTCGTCTCACGCCGCCTTGATCGGCGAGCAGAATGTCCCGGAGTACGAGCACTTTCTGGAACGGGCATTGCGCGGCGAAACGTTTGTGTCGGCTCCTTTTGCCAGTGTGGTTAGGATGCCGGATGCCGAAGGGCGTTTACGGATGGGCGTACCAACGATGTATGCCTGCGCGCCGATTCGCGATCCCTCGTTTCAGGTGATCGGAGCGTTGGCCCTGCAGATCCGACCCGAACGCGAGTTCACACGCATCTTGCAACTCGGACAGGTCGGCCCGTCCGGCGAGGTCTACGCGTTTAACGCTGAAGGTACGATGGTCAGCAATTCTCGTTTTGATGAGCAGCTGATCCTGTTGGGGGTGTTGCCCGATCATCCGCACGCTCGCTCGATGCTGCAGTTGCGAGTTGGGGACCCCGGCCAAGATATGACCCAGGGCTATCGGCCTCCCGTTCGGCGTTCCCAGCTGCCGCTGACCGAGGGCGTTGCCGACGCCATCGCCGGCAACGCAGGGATGAATGTGGATGGCTACCGTGACTATCGCGGCGTAGCGGTGATCGGAGCTTGGAAGTGGATGCCAAAGTATGAATTGGGCGTGATGGCAGAGTTGAACGCCGACCAAGCGTTTCGCCCGTTGGTGATTCTGCAACGCACCTTCCTTTCGATCTATCTGTTGCTGGTCCTCAGCGCGATCGCCATCTTTGTGTTTACGCTGGTGATCGCGCGGTTGCGTTTGCAGGCTCGCGATGCCGTCATCGAAGCTCAACAACTGGGGCAGTACAAATTGGACGTCAAGTTGGGGGAAGGCGCGATGGGCGTCGTCTACAAGGGGCACCATGCGATGTTGCGACGGCCCACAGCGATCAAACTGCTGCATACCGATAAGGTTAACGAAACATCGATCGGCCGTTTCGAACGCGAGGTGCAGATTACCTGTCAACTGAACCACGAGAATACGATTGCCATCTACGACTACGGTCGCACGCCCGAAGGCGTCTTCTACTATGCCATGGAGTATCTCGATGGCATGGACCTGCAGCAGTTGGTCAAGCAGTATGGTCCCCAGCCCGAATCGCGAGTGATCCATATCTTGTTGCAAATTTGCGGGTCGTTGTATGAAGCGCATTCGTTGGGGTTGGTTCACCGTGATATCAAGCCCGCCAACGTGATGTTAAATCGCCGCGGTTGCGAACCCGACGTGGTGAAAGTTTTGGACTTTGGATTGGTTAAAGCGGCTGAGGAGAATCAGGGCTTGCAGCAGCACCGAGAGGGATCGCTGACGGGGACTCCGCTGTACATGTCGCCCGAATCCATCCAGGCACCGATGACGGTCGATGCCCGCAGCGACATTTACGCGGTTGGTGCGGTCGGCTACTTTTTGTTGACGGGGCTGCCGGTGTTCGAAGCTGACGGGATTTCCGCCTTGTGTCAGAAGCATATCGAAGAAAGCCCCGTGGCCCCTTCGCAGCGAACCAAAGTGGATGTTTCCAGTCAGCTGGAAGACGCGCTGATGAGTTGTTTGGACAAGTCGCGGGCCAAGCGTCCGCAAACCGCTCGTGCCCTCAGTATCTTGTTGTCAAAGTGCGCGGCCGCCGGCACATGGACCATCGAAGACGGGGATCGTTGGTGGGGCCGTCATGAACGAGGCACGCCCACGACAACGGAACGCTCGTCCCAAGCCACTCCCTTGCAGGTCGACGCCACCATGGACCTGACGCTGGACCAGACCGTCAAAAGCAACGACGACACTCGCGACGCCGAATAA